The following proteins are encoded in a genomic region of Methanoculleus bourgensis MS2:
- a CDS encoding bis(5'-nucleosyl)-tetraphosphatase, translated as MAKEKSYGAVVFRRNRGLQYLILQYGAGHWDLVKGHGERGESEKETVLRELEEETGITRATFIPGFREEIHYFFQRRGRTVYKEVVYYLVKTPEEEVRLSDEHVAYQWLPYDEAIGAITFANSKRVVGQAHEHLAARRSRKSG; from the coding sequence ATGGCAAAAGAGAAGTCGTACGGGGCGGTCGTCTTCCGGCGGAATAGGGGTCTTCAGTATCTCATCCTGCAGTACGGGGCTGGGCACTGGGACCTGGTGAAGGGGCACGGTGAACGCGGCGAGAGCGAGAAGGAGACGGTGCTCCGCGAACTGGAGGAGGAGACCGGGATCACCCGGGCCACGTTTATCCCCGGGTTTCGTGAGGAGATCCACTACTTCTTCCAGCGCCGGGGGCGCACGGTCTATAAGGAGGTCGTCTACTACCTGGTCAAGACCCCTGAAGAAGAGGTGAGGCTCTCGGACGAGCATGTCGCCTACCAGTGGCTCCCATACGATGAGGCGATAGGGGCGATCACCTTCGCGAACTCAAAACGAGTGGTCGGGCAGGCGCACGAGCATTTGGCAGCGCGACGGAGCCGGAAGAGCGGGTGA
- the udg gene encoding type-4 uracil-DNA glycosylase: protein MVQETGRQEAVERLAAVISECRKCPLWENTHHAVPGEGDAGARLMLIGEAPGKQEDLSGRPFVGRAGKLLEDLLAGIDLSRDEVFIANIVKHRPPGNRDPRDEEIRTCTPYLEEQIRIIGPEVIVTLGRHSSRYILSYLSVEFDRITDIRGTVYSCSLFGHPVRLIPTLHPAAALYNPAYREALEEDFRIVGRELAKAGGSPAEG, encoded by the coding sequence ATGGTGCAGGAGACGGGAAGACAGGAGGCGGTAGAGAGGCTCGCCGCCGTCATCAGCGAATGCAGGAAGTGTCCTCTCTGGGAGAACACCCATCATGCGGTCCCCGGGGAAGGTGATGCCGGGGCCCGCCTCATGCTCATCGGCGAGGCGCCGGGTAAGCAGGAAGACCTCTCCGGGAGGCCGTTTGTGGGACGCGCCGGGAAGTTGCTCGAAGACCTTCTTGCGGGGATCGATCTATCGCGGGACGAGGTCTTCATCGCGAACATCGTCAAGCACCGGCCGCCCGGGAACCGCGACCCCCGGGACGAGGAGATCCGTACCTGCACCCCCTATCTTGAAGAGCAGATCCGGATCATCGGGCCGGAGGTGATCGTAACGCTGGGCCGGCACTCAAGCAGGTACATCCTCTCGTACCTGTCCGTAGAGTTCGACCGGATCACAGATATCCGGGGGACCGTCTACTCATGCTCCCTCTTCGGCCACCCGGTCCGCCTCATCCCCACCCTCCACCCTGCCGCCGCGCTCTACAACCCGGCGTACCGGGAGGCCCTGGAAGAGGATTTCCGGATCGTCGGGCGCGAACTCGCGAAGGCCGGTGGATCGCCTGCAGAGGGCTGA
- the lysS gene encoding lysine--tRNA ligase: MSDMDHLCFDTTKIDKIQDLLERGVTVYPYKFERTDTIDEIKERFSDIGHEKSADEVSTAGRVYVVRQHGKTIFADIGDSDGRIQLYLRKNDLGEEEFNLFRQYIDAGDIIGVVGHVFRTKMGEITIWVDRFELLAKSVCPLPEKFHGLKNIETRYRQRYLDLIMNEESRETFRTRSRIISLLRQFLFERDYLEFETPTLQPIYGGANARPFTTYHNYLDQKLYLRIAPELYLKRLVVGGFEKVFEIAKNFRNEDIDTNHNPEFSMVEIYEAYQDYNDMMDLTEEIMAHLVEEVHGGSTLSFAGHELDVTRPWRRLTMEEAVQEYAGIDVRAHTVDELRAFAREHDVEGYEDATTWGEFLALFFEHFGEEHLIQPTFVYDFPIENSPLAKKHREKEGLTERFELFIAGMEMANGFSELNDPLDQKARLEEQDARRRRGDLEAQMIDYDFINALGYGMPPTGGVGIGIDRLVMLLTGNESIKEVLLFPQMKTAVPGPNGDAGEE, encoded by the coding sequence ATGAGTGATATGGATCATCTCTGTTTTGATACAACAAAGATCGATAAGATACAGGATCTGCTGGAGCGCGGGGTGACGGTATACCCCTATAAATTTGAACGCACCGATACCATCGACGAGATCAAGGAACGGTTCTCCGATATCGGACACGAGAAGAGCGCTGATGAGGTCAGCACCGCGGGCCGGGTCTACGTGGTCCGCCAACACGGCAAAACGATATTCGCTGACATCGGTGACTCGGACGGCAGGATACAGCTCTACCTCAGGAAGAACGACCTTGGAGAAGAGGAGTTCAACCTCTTCAGGCAGTACATCGACGCCGGGGACATCATCGGCGTCGTCGGCCACGTCTTCCGGACAAAGATGGGGGAGATCACCATCTGGGTCGACCGGTTCGAACTCCTCGCAAAATCGGTCTGCCCCCTCCCTGAGAAGTTCCACGGGCTCAAGAACATCGAGACACGTTACCGGCAGCGCTACCTCGACCTGATCATGAACGAGGAGAGCCGCGAGACGTTCCGGACCCGGAGCAGGATCATATCGCTCCTGCGGCAGTTCCTCTTCGAGCGGGACTACCTGGAGTTCGAGACCCCGACCCTGCAGCCGATCTACGGCGGCGCAAACGCCCGGCCGTTCACCACCTACCATAACTACCTCGACCAGAAACTCTACCTCAGGATTGCACCGGAACTCTACCTCAAGCGCCTGGTCGTCGGCGGTTTTGAGAAGGTCTTCGAGATAGCCAAGAACTTCAGGAACGAGGACATCGACACCAACCACAACCCAGAGTTCTCCATGGTGGAGATCTATGAGGCCTACCAGGACTACAACGACATGATGGACCTCACCGAGGAGATCATGGCGCACCTGGTGGAGGAGGTGCATGGAGGTTCCACGCTCTCGTTTGCGGGGCACGAACTGGACGTTACCCGCCCCTGGCGCCGCCTCACCATGGAGGAAGCGGTGCAGGAGTATGCCGGGATCGACGTCCGCGCTCACACGGTCGATGAACTCCGTGCGTTCGCCCGGGAACACGACGTCGAGGGCTACGAGGACGCCACGACCTGGGGAGAGTTCCTGGCGCTCTTCTTCGAGCACTTCGGTGAGGAACACCTCATCCAGCCAACATTCGTCTATGATTTCCCCATCGAGAACTCGCCGCTTGCAAAGAAGCACCGGGAGAAGGAGGGACTGACTGAGCGGTTCGAGCTCTTCATCGCCGGGATGGAGATGGCAAATGGCTTCTCGGAGCTGAACGACCCGCTTGACCAGAAGGCCAGGCTCGAAGAGCAGGATGCCAGGCGTCGCCGGGGCGACCTTGAGGCACAGATGATCGACTACGACTTCATCAACGCGCTCGGCTACGGGATGCCCCCCACCGGGGGCGTCGGCATCGGCATCGACCGCCTGGTGATGCTCCTCACCGGCAATGAATCCATCAAGGAAGTGCTCCTCTTCCCACAGATGAAGACCGCCGTCCCGGGCCCGAACGGGGATGCCGGGGAGGAGTGA
- a CDS encoding YwbE family protein: protein MNGQNRAAIHPGMTVDIVLKRDQRTGKRTRGVVAEILTNSSFHPHGIKVRLRDGQVGRVQEIIG, encoded by the coding sequence ATGAACGGACAGAACCGGGCCGCCATCCACCCCGGCATGACGGTGGATATCGTGCTCAAACGGGATCAGCGGACCGGAAAGCGCACCAGGGGCGTTGTTGCCGAGATCCTGACAAACTCGTCCTTCCACCCTCACGGGATCAAGGTCCGGCTCAGGGACGGACAGGTCGGGCGGGTGCAGGAGATTATCGGGTAG
- a CDS encoding sensor histidine kinase, whose protein sequence is MTTAGGSGRKVRRFSTCLMLVMILITLPVVGLISVLDYRQVEQGLIADEDLLREQTEKSVIQEISLVDAGLNLFDDTLDQRMEEGFIPVLAEYERAGRDPAAMDLSRVREELGGEMNIYIINASGIIEYTTYPPDLGLDFAEIPYFYRRITELRLGDTFSADRILTEPASGELRKYAYMPSPDHRYLFELGLDCTATGVDRCDPQYQTLKEDLMRLNPALEGIRIYDGFGRVINVTDSEDPYDPAVINPIAREVFEAKQGRTLTDAAAGTITRYIFVDLSDPGYASDVSQIVELTYNTTPLDTQLAEMWFGHTILAVFASLIACCIAFPASRRITRPVREIVDDVNRIAAGDLDHQIRISTGTEFTRLEEGIGTMVDSLKEYIRRLRESEETAREYSVHLEDQVRERTAELEEASQMANLYLDIMVHDINNANTIAIGYTQLLVDALEGEQQEIASEMLSRLEQSSETISGVATLRRARESRAALTRVDLDRVIRAQVANFPAVLIQYEGHPVAVLADDLLPEVFANLLGNAEKFGGPDVGITIRVEERGEEVEVSVEDTGPGIPDTVKMDLFHRFRKGECRLAGAGLGLYICRMLIERYGGRIRADDRVRGEPGCGAAIRFTLRKAGTDHE, encoded by the coding sequence ATGACGACGGCTGGTGGTAGCGGAAGAAAGGTCCGCCGGTTCAGCACATGCCTGATGCTTGTCATGATCCTGATCACGCTCCCGGTGGTCGGGCTGATCTCGGTCCTGGATTACCGGCAGGTCGAGCAGGGGCTGATCGCAGATGAAGATCTGCTCCGGGAGCAGACCGAGAAGAGTGTTATCCAGGAGATATCTCTTGTGGATGCGGGCCTGAATCTCTTCGACGACACGTTAGATCAGCGGATGGAAGAGGGTTTTATCCCTGTCCTTGCCGAGTACGAGCGGGCGGGAAGGGATCCGGCCGCCATGGACCTCTCCCGTGTCAGGGAAGAGCTTGGGGGAGAGATGAATATCTATATCATCAACGCATCAGGCATCATCGAGTACACCACCTACCCGCCGGACCTCGGCCTTGATTTTGCGGAGATCCCCTACTTCTATCGCCGGATCACGGAACTCAGGCTCGGGGATACCTTCTCGGCGGACCGGATCCTGACGGAGCCGGCAAGCGGAGAACTGCGGAAATACGCATACATGCCCTCTCCCGATCACCGCTACCTCTTCGAGCTCGGGCTTGACTGCACCGCAACCGGGGTGGACCGGTGCGATCCACAGTACCAGACTCTCAAAGAAGACCTGATGCGGCTGAACCCGGCGCTTGAGGGGATCCGGATCTATGATGGCTTTGGGAGGGTCATCAACGTAACCGATTCGGAGGACCCATACGACCCTGCCGTCATCAATCCCATTGCCAGGGAGGTCTTTGAGGCGAAGCAGGGCCGGACGCTGACAGATGCGGCCGCCGGAACAATCACCCGGTATATCTTCGTCGATCTCTCAGATCCCGGCTACGCCTCTGATGTCAGCCAGATCGTCGAGCTGACCTACAACACCACTCCTCTCGACACCCAGCTCGCGGAGATGTGGTTTGGTCACACCATTCTTGCGGTCTTTGCGAGCCTGATCGCCTGCTGCATTGCGTTTCCGGCTTCACGGCGGATAACCCGGCCGGTGCGGGAGATCGTTGACGACGTTAACAGGATTGCCGCGGGCGACCTCGACCACCAGATCCGGATATCCACGGGAACGGAGTTTACCCGTCTCGAGGAGGGTATCGGCACCATGGTTGATTCCCTCAAAGAGTATATCAGACGCCTCCGCGAGTCCGAGGAGACAGCACGGGAGTACAGCGTCCACCTCGAGGACCAGGTCAGGGAGCGGACGGCCGAACTTGAGGAGGCCAGCCAGATGGCAAACCTCTATCTGGATATTATGGTCCACGATATCAACAACGCCAACACCATCGCTATCGGGTATACGCAGCTCCTTGTCGATGCGCTCGAGGGAGAACAGCAGGAGATTGCCAGCGAAATGCTCTCCCGGCTCGAGCAGAGTTCAGAGACCATCAGTGGCGTCGCTACCCTCCGGAGAGCCCGGGAGAGCCGGGCGGCCCTGACGCGGGTGGACCTTGACCGGGTGATCCGGGCACAGGTGGCAAACTTCCCTGCGGTCCTGATCCAGTATGAGGGACACCCCGTTGCGGTCCTCGCCGACGACCTCCTGCCTGAGGTCTTTGCAAACCTGCTCGGGAACGCCGAGAAGTTCGGCGGGCCTGATGTCGGGATAACCATCAGGGTCGAGGAGCGCGGGGAGGAGGTCGAGGTCTCGGTCGAGGATACCGGGCCGGGTATTCCCGATACGGTGAAGATGGATCTCTTCCACCGTTTCAGGAAGGGAGAGTGTAGGCTGGCCGGGGCCGGGCTCGGGCTCTACATCTGCCGCATGCTCATCGAGCGTTACGGCGGGAGAATCCGGGCTGATGACCGGGTTAGGGGAGAGCCTGGATGCGGCGCGGCCATCAGGTTCACGCTTCGGAAGGCCGGCACGGATCATGAGTAA
- a CDS encoding sensor histidine kinase translates to MGAKSPEQPSLPFSLYLMLAILLAMTPVVCLISFVDYMGVRQELETNAQEFQEQTEAGIILSMDLVDTGLKIFDNTLNREMQEGFGPYLAEYERAGGDPAAMNLSRLREELGEGFDLYIINESGVIEYTTNPFESGYDFKEVPYFYDRITELRLGDTFSADRVVPEISTGELRKYAYMPTPDHRYLLELGLAESEIRQWRTGLEYRDTARELVDLNPNIDGIRLFDCLGTLVSGEAYPDDDRRILLVRQAYRERATLETKNATTGELTRYLFINLTDSDYASDMSMVAELTYSTKAAEAKLAGMLGQHASILLIGLLIIGCLSVLAVHYLTRPVRMLVVDVDAVARGDLDRPIRASGAEEFVDLGESISAMVTALEETIRRLRESEEEITRYSRTLEEEVSNRTAALEESSQMTNLYLDIMCHDISNANNVAGLYSDILLAGLEGEHEAEYLRKAKMGLAKSIEIIRNVSTIRDIHEHTPVLRPMKLDPVIRREIEHFPDFSITYAGTGVAVLADDLLPEVFANLLGNAGKFGGPDVGITIRVEERGEEVEVSVEDTGPGISDSVKPQLFGRLARGAHLKAGTGLGLYICRMLVERYGGRIRADDRVRGEPGCGAAIRFTLRKAGTGGGP, encoded by the coding sequence ATGGGGGCAAAGAGTCCGGAGCAGCCATCGCTCCCGTTTTCCCTCTACCTCATGCTTGCCATCCTGCTCGCGATGACCCCCGTCGTCTGCCTGATCTCGTTTGTTGACTACATGGGAGTCAGGCAGGAACTGGAGACGAACGCGCAGGAGTTCCAGGAGCAGACCGAGGCCGGCATCATCCTCTCGATGGATCTGGTGGACACCGGGCTGAAGATCTTTGATAACACCCTGAATCGCGAGATGCAGGAGGGGTTTGGACCGTATCTTGCCGAGTACGAACGGGCGGGAGGAGACCCGGCCGCCATGAACCTCTCCCGTCTCCGCGAGGAACTTGGGGAGGGGTTTGATCTCTACATCATCAACGAATCGGGCGTCATCGAGTATACCACCAACCCTTTCGAGTCAGGGTACGACTTTAAGGAGGTCCCCTACTTCTACGACCGGATCACGGAGCTCCGGCTCGGGGACACCTTCTCGGCGGATCGGGTCGTGCCGGAGATCTCCACCGGCGAACTCCGGAAATATGCGTATATGCCGACGCCGGATCACCGCTACCTCCTCGAGCTCGGGCTCGCGGAATCGGAGATCCGGCAGTGGCGCACGGGGCTTGAGTACAGGGACACCGCGCGGGAGCTGGTGGACCTGAACCCGAACATCGACGGGATCCGGCTCTTCGACTGCCTAGGCACGCTGGTCAGCGGTGAGGCCTATCCCGACGACGATCGCCGGATTCTCCTGGTCAGGCAGGCATACCGGGAGAGGGCCACCCTTGAGACGAAGAACGCCACCACCGGTGAACTGACCCGGTACCTCTTCATCAACCTGACAGACAGCGATTACGCATCCGACATGAGCATGGTCGCCGAACTGACCTACAGCACGAAGGCAGCTGAGGCAAAACTTGCCGGTATGCTCGGCCAGCATGCGAGCATCCTGCTCATCGGGCTTCTCATTATCGGCTGCCTCTCGGTCCTTGCCGTGCACTACCTGACGCGGCCGGTACGCATGCTCGTCGTGGACGTCGATGCCGTCGCCCGCGGTGACCTGGACCGCCCCATCAGGGCGAGCGGGGCAGAGGAGTTCGTCGATCTCGGGGAGAGCATATCAGCGATGGTCACGGCGCTTGAGGAAACCATCCGGAGACTCCGGGAGTCTGAGGAGGAGATCACCCGGTACAGCCGCACCCTCGAAGAAGAGGTCAGTAACCGGACTGCTGCGCTTGAGGAGTCCAGCCAGATGACAAACCTCTACCTGGATATCATGTGCCACGATATCAGCAACGCAAACAACGTCGCGGGTCTCTACTCGGACATCCTTCTTGCCGGCCTGGAGGGGGAACATGAGGCGGAGTATCTCCGGAAGGCGAAGATGGGGCTTGCAAAGAGCATCGAGATCATAAGGAACGTCAGCACCATCCGGGATATCCACGAACACACCCCTGTCCTCAGGCCGATGAAGCTTGATCCGGTCATCAGGCGCGAGATCGAGCACTTCCCGGACTTCAGCATAACCTACGCCGGAACCGGGGTCGCCGTCCTCGCCGATGACCTCCTGCCCGAGGTCTTTGCGAACCTGCTCGGAAACGCGGGGAAGTTCGGCGGGCCTGATGTCGGGATAACCATCAGGGTCGAGGAGCGCGGGGAGGAGGTCGAGGTCTCGGTCGAGGATACCGGGCCGGGTATCAGTGATTCCGTAAAACCACAGCTCTTCGGTCGGCTGGCCCGGGGGGCCCACTTGAAGGCCGGGACCGGGCTTGGGCTCTACATCTGCCGCATGCTCGTCGAGCGCTACGGCGGCAGAATCCGGGCTGATGACCGGGTTAGGGGAGAGCCCGGATGCGGCGCGGCCATCAGGTTCACGCTCCGGAAGGCCGGCACGGGAGGCGGTCCATGA
- the tnpB gene encoding IS200/IS605 family element RNA-guided endonuclease TnpB, which yields MLRRYRLYPTEDQKTLIAQHLGCCRFVYNWALARKNQAYHDEGISLSKYDLINQLPTLKAELPWLKEVNAQSLQQSIHHLFRAFTNFFEGRAEEPTFKKKHAPEQAFTVPQAYAVDFKRGTVKLPKIGSIKVKYHRTFTGTMKSATVIRTSTGRYFLSIAVEDGRTPPKPADPIPDQTVGIDLGLAHYAVLSTGDAVENPKYLRNAQTRLAVLQRRLDRKKKGSKNRNKARLKVARCHQTIADQRQDFQHQLSSRLVRENQALAVESLNVDGMVKNHSLARAISDAGWGTFLSMLAYKCQEAGKTLLTIGVFEPSSKTCSVCGYKNQNLTLKDREWTCPDCGTTHDRDLNAATNIKQFALARRRISAVEPVDSLPVGRGMIAGKPARASGG from the coding sequence ATGCTGCGGAGGTACCGGCTGTATCCGACCGAGGATCAGAAGACCCTGATCGCCCAGCACCTTGGGTGCTGCCGGTTTGTGTACAACTGGGCGCTTGCCCGCAAGAATCAGGCGTATCACGACGAGGGCATCAGCCTCTCCAAATACGACCTCATAAACCAGCTCCCCACGCTCAAAGCGGAGTTGCCGTGGCTGAAAGAGGTCAACGCCCAGTCGCTGCAGCAATCGATCCACCACCTTTTCCGCGCGTTCACGAACTTCTTCGAGGGCCGTGCCGAAGAACCGACCTTCAAGAAGAAACACGCCCCCGAGCAGGCGTTCACGGTGCCGCAGGCATATGCCGTGGACTTCAAGCGGGGTACCGTGAAGCTCCCGAAGATCGGTTCGATCAAGGTCAAGTACCACCGCACCTTCACCGGAACGATGAAGTCCGCGACGGTGATCCGAACTTCGACCGGCCGGTACTTCCTCAGCATCGCGGTCGAGGACGGCCGGACGCCGCCGAAGCCCGCCGATCCGATCCCGGATCAGACAGTTGGGATCGACCTGGGGCTCGCGCACTACGCGGTTCTCTCGACCGGCGATGCGGTGGAGAACCCCAAGTATCTCCGGAACGCTCAAACGCGGTTGGCCGTCTTGCAGCGACGGCTCGACCGCAAGAAAAAGGGCTCGAAGAACCGGAACAAAGCCCGGCTCAAGGTCGCCCGGTGTCACCAGACGATTGCCGACCAACGGCAGGACTTCCAGCACCAGCTCTCTTCTCGACTGGTCCGCGAAAACCAAGCATTGGCTGTTGAGTCCCTGAACGTGGACGGTATGGTGAAGAATCACTCTCTGGCCCGGGCGATCAGCGATGCCGGATGGGGAACGTTCCTTTCGATGCTGGCGTACAAGTGTCAGGAGGCGGGGAAGACCCTGCTGACGATCGGGGTCTTCGAGCCCTCCTCGAAGACCTGTTCGGTCTGCGGGTACAAGAACCAGAACCTGACGCTGAAGGATCGGGAATGGACATGCCCGGACTGCGGGACGACCCACGACCGGGACCTGAACGCCGCGACCAATATCAAACAATTCGCACTTGCAAGGCGACGGATCAGCGCCGTCGAGCCTGTGGACTCGCTCCCGGTGGGGAGGGGGATGATAGCCGGGAAGCCCGCTCGCGCAAGCGGGGGGTAG
- the thsA gene encoding thermosome subunit alpha, translating into MSSLGGQPILILKEGSQRTRGRDAQSGNIAAAKAVASAVRTTLGPKGMDKMLVDTIGDVVITNDGVTILKEMDIEHPAAKMMVEIAKTQDDEVGDGTTTAVVIAGELLKRAEDLLDQDVHPTVIAHGYRMAADKAQGILDEIAIDVKPDDMAMLKKIADTAMTGKGAEAAKEKLTELVVRAITMVADADGTVDTEFVKVEKKVGGSIEDSEIVEGMIIDKERVHPAMPRAVKDAKILLLNAAVEFKKTEVDAEISITSPDQLQMFLDEEERMIKGIVDKVVASGANVLFCQKGIDDIAQHYLAKAGIFAVRRVKKSDMEKLARATGAAVVSSIDAIAPEELGKAGNVEEKKVSGEEMIFVTGCENPKAVSVIIRGGTEHVVDELDRAIEDALRVVSVAVEDKKFVAGGGAPEIELSLRLREYAATVGGRAQLAIEAFATALEIIPRTLAENAGLDPIDMLVALRAAHEKGGANGKYMGLDVFNAVSGNMLDAGVVEPLRVKTQAVSSAAEAAVMILRIDDVIAASKSAGPSPEEMAAMGGGMGGMGGMGGMPPM; encoded by the coding sequence ATGTCAAGTCTTGGAGGACAACCAATCCTTATTCTGAAAGAGGGTAGCCAGCGTACCCGCGGCCGTGACGCACAGTCAGGCAACATCGCTGCCGCAAAGGCCGTCGCAAGCGCTGTACGGACGACACTCGGCCCTAAGGGCATGGACAAGATGCTCGTCGACACCATCGGTGACGTCGTCATCACAAACGACGGTGTGACCATCTTAAAGGAGATGGATATCGAACACCCCGCCGCGAAGATGATGGTCGAGATCGCCAAGACCCAGGATGATGAGGTCGGCGACGGCACCACGACCGCGGTGGTCATCGCAGGCGAGCTCCTGAAGCGGGCCGAGGACCTCCTTGACCAGGATGTGCACCCCACGGTTATCGCCCACGGATACCGGATGGCTGCCGATAAGGCGCAGGGCATCCTCGACGAGATTGCCATCGACGTCAAGCCCGACGACATGGCGATGCTCAAGAAGATCGCCGACACCGCCATGACCGGCAAGGGCGCTGAGGCCGCAAAGGAGAAACTCACAGAGCTCGTCGTCAGGGCAATCACGATGGTTGCCGATGCCGACGGCACCGTCGACACCGAGTTTGTGAAGGTCGAGAAGAAGGTCGGCGGATCCATCGAGGACTCCGAGATCGTCGAGGGTATGATCATCGACAAGGAGCGTGTGCACCCCGCCATGCCCCGCGCTGTCAAGGATGCGAAGATCCTGCTCCTGAACGCCGCTGTCGAGTTCAAGAAGACCGAGGTTGACGCCGAGATCAGTATCACAAGCCCCGACCAGCTCCAGATGTTCCTCGATGAAGAGGAGCGGATGATCAAGGGCATCGTCGACAAGGTCGTTGCAAGCGGTGCAAACGTCCTCTTCTGCCAGAAGGGCATCGATGACATCGCCCAGCACTACCTGGCCAAGGCCGGCATCTTTGCCGTGCGGCGTGTCAAGAAGAGCGACATGGAGAAACTCGCCCGCGCTACCGGCGCAGCTGTCGTCAGCTCCATCGACGCCATCGCCCCCGAGGAACTCGGCAAGGCCGGCAACGTCGAGGAGAAGAAGGTCTCCGGTGAAGAGATGATCTTCGTCACCGGGTGCGAGAACCCAAAGGCAGTCTCGGTCATCATCCGCGGCGGCACCGAGCACGTCGTCGACGAACTCGACCGCGCCATCGAGGATGCTCTGCGGGTCGTCAGCGTTGCCGTCGAGGACAAGAAGTTCGTCGCCGGCGGCGGTGCGCCTGAGATTGAGCTCTCGCTCCGGCTCCGTGAATACGCCGCAACCGTCGGCGGGCGTGCCCAGCTTGCCATCGAGGCGTTTGCAACCGCGCTTGAGATCATCCCGAGAACACTTGCCGAGAACGCAGGTCTCGACCCGATCGATATGCTTGTCGCCCTCCGTGCAGCCCACGAGAAGGGTGGCGCGAACGGGAAGTACATGGGACTTGACGTCTTCAACGCCGTCTCCGGGAATATGCTCGATGCCGGCGTTGTCGAGCCCCTGCGGGTGAAGACCCAGGCGGTCTCAAGTGCCGCCGAGGCCGCCGTCATGATCCTCAGGATCGACGACGTCATCGCTGCATCCAAGTCTGCCGGCCCCTCTCCTGAGGAGATGGCTGCCATGGGCGGCGGCATGGGTGGCATGGGCGGCATGGGCGGCATGCCCCCGATGTAA
- a CDS encoding transcriptional regulator translates to MSQDRLPQMVISIMLLADFDVSERCNIRPRSFDLIAKKGDTLVIIKVVSHIDSVSADIAWDLDLIARHLEATPLIVGERARDAELERGVVYIRYGLFAISPETLFDYFVEGISPLVYASPGGLYVKIKGDLLREVRMRSRMSLGDLASELGVSRRTISKYESGMGTTLDVAIRLEELFCAPLVETIELLGYHSPEPQPRAPAESATGDILVDLERMGMEIHAMRQAPFQVLALFGRHTILTAYGTSQKVVKRASLIGNISQITKTFAMCIATDYKKQKKIGKTLLIGEEHLHTLEDGSELIDMIDG, encoded by the coding sequence ATGTCGCAGGATCGCCTTCCCCAGATGGTCATCAGCATCATGCTCCTTGCGGACTTCGATGTCTCGGAACGGTGCAACATCCGGCCGCGGAGTTTCGACCTTATCGCGAAGAAGGGCGACACCCTTGTCATCATCAAAGTCGTCTCTCACATCGATAGCGTGAGCGCCGATATCGCATGGGATCTTGACCTGATCGCCCGGCACCTCGAGGCCACCCCCCTCATCGTCGGGGAGCGGGCACGGGACGCTGAACTTGAGCGTGGGGTTGTCTACATACGCTACGGGCTCTTTGCCATCAGCCCGGAGACGCTCTTTGACTACTTTGTGGAAGGGATCTCGCCGCTGGTCTACGCATCGCCCGGTGGTCTCTACGTGAAGATCAAAGGTGATCTCCTCCGCGAAGTGCGGATGCGTTCCCGGATGTCGCTTGGGGACCTGGCATCGGAACTCGGGGTCTCCCGCCGGACCATCAGCAAATACGAGAGCGGGATGGGCACCACGCTCGATGTTGCCATCAGGCTCGAGGAACTCTTCTGTGCCCCGCTTGTCGAGACGATCGAGCTCCTTGGCTACCACTCCCCCGAGCCCCAGCCCCGGGCGCCTGCAGAATCCGCAACCGGAGATATCCTCGTCGATCTCGAGCGCATGGGCATGGAGATCCATGCGATGCGGCAGGCTCCATTCCAGGTGCTGGCGCTCTTTGGCAGGCATACGATCCTGACAGCATACGGGACCTCCCAGAAAGTCGTAAAGCGCGCTTCCCTCATCGGCAACATCTCCCAGATCACAAAGACGTTTGCGATGTGCATCGCCACAGATTACAAAAAGCAGAAAAAAATTGGCAAAACTCTTCTTATCGGTGAAGAGCATCTCCACACCCTCGAAGACGGCTCAGAGCTCATAGATATGATTGATGGGTGA